In Hyphomicrobiaceae bacterium, the following are encoded in one genomic region:
- a CDS encoding cytochrome b/b6 domain-containing protein — protein sequence MPKSTAEVWDPFLRVFHWGLVVSFAVTYFTGDEAREAHVVTGWAVLVLILFRVFWGFVGPTHARFAVFVKPPAATYAYLRQVARGAEPRHLGHNPAGGAMVVILLLITAGTGVVGVLLTTDAYWGSEAVDTLHSLFAHVTAACVAIHIAGVLFTSVRTRENLVWSMVTAVSGQRGKMMFREPRAIFSFLRRP from the coding sequence TTGCCGAAAAGCACCGCTGAGGTCTGGGACCCGTTCCTCCGCGTCTTCCACTGGGGACTCGTCGTATCCTTCGCCGTAACGTATTTTACGGGCGATGAAGCGCGCGAGGCTCACGTTGTCACCGGCTGGGCCGTCCTCGTGCTGATCTTATTCCGCGTGTTCTGGGGTTTCGTCGGTCCTACACATGCGCGCTTTGCAGTGTTCGTTAAGCCGCCAGCCGCCACATACGCTTACCTACGTCAGGTCGCGCGCGGTGCGGAGCCGCGCCATCTTGGGCATAACCCCGCAGGTGGCGCCATGGTGGTGATCCTTCTGCTTATTACTGCCGGCACGGGCGTGGTCGGCGTTCTGCTCACAACTGACGCCTATTGGGGATCGGAAGCGGTGGACACGCTCCATAGCCTGTTTGCCCATGTGACAGCAGCTTGCGTCGCCATTCATATTGCTGGCGTACTGTTTACAAGCGTTCGCACTCGTGAAAATCTCGTTTGGTCAATGGTGACGGCCGTAAGCGGCCAGCGCGGGAAGATGATGTTTCGTGAGCCGAGAGCAATCTTTTCCTTTCTGCGTCGGCCATAA
- a CDS encoding HAMP domain-containing sensor histidine kinase has product MKPGSLRLRLAAGGAAAILAALVLAGLGLSVLFERHVMRSLADDLEVDLRQMIAALELDATGLPKLTREPADPRFAEPLYGLYWQLGTPAGAVVRSRSLWDATIPLPHDALSPGEVHHHRVVGPGASTLLAVERTVLLKFNETRLPIRLVVAADLAKIVAARRSFTDDLIPSLALLGLVLAVATWVQVSLGLRPLARVREGIAAIREGQATAIEGATPSEVTPLVQEINALVKAQETDLGRARGRAADLAHGLKTPLSALSADVRALRARGDADIAGRIEEVCETMRRHIERELARARVRGKRGFGGPPPTLLGPLVESLVSIQRRSGPGERLSFEIDLAADFKIAMDRTDAAEVLGNLLDNARRHARAKVRISASDDGRVSIEDDGSGVPEDMREWVRARGARLDQRPDGAGLGLAIVQDVLAAYDRGLSLEISSLGGLKVTF; this is encoded by the coding sequence GTGAAGCCGGGCTCATTGCGGCTACGGCTCGCCGCCGGAGGCGCGGCGGCCATCCTCGCCGCACTTGTTTTAGCAGGGCTCGGCCTCAGCGTCCTTTTCGAACGCCATGTGATGCGGTCGCTCGCCGATGATCTCGAAGTCGATCTGCGCCAGATGATCGCCGCACTCGAGTTGGACGCGACGGGCCTGCCGAAACTGACGCGCGAACCGGCTGACCCGCGCTTCGCCGAGCCCTTGTACGGACTCTATTGGCAGCTCGGTACGCCGGCCGGAGCCGTGGTGCGGTCGCGCTCGCTGTGGGACGCAACGATACCGCTACCCCACGACGCATTGTCGCCCGGCGAGGTGCATCATCATCGCGTCGTGGGACCCGGTGCCAGCACGCTGCTCGCCGTCGAGAGAACGGTCCTTCTCAAGTTCAATGAGACCCGGCTGCCAATTCGGCTTGTCGTCGCCGCCGATCTGGCCAAGATCGTTGCAGCGAGACGGTCGTTTACTGATGATCTTATTCCGTCTCTGGCGCTCTTGGGTCTTGTCCTTGCCGTTGCGACGTGGGTCCAGGTCAGTCTTGGGTTGAGACCGTTGGCGCGGGTCCGCGAAGGCATTGCGGCCATCCGCGAAGGACAAGCCACGGCGATCGAAGGCGCCACGCCGTCGGAAGTCACGCCGCTCGTGCAGGAGATCAATGCGCTCGTAAAGGCGCAGGAAACCGATCTTGGGCGCGCGCGTGGCCGCGCTGCCGATCTCGCGCATGGTTTGAAGACGCCGCTGTCGGCACTCTCGGCCGACGTCCGCGCCCTCCGGGCGCGCGGCGATGCCGATATTGCCGGTCGGATTGAGGAAGTCTGCGAAACCATGCGCCGGCACATTGAACGGGAGTTGGCGCGAGCGCGCGTTCGCGGAAAGCGTGGCTTTGGCGGTCCCCCGCCGACACTACTTGGCCCGCTTGTCGAATCGCTCGTTTCGATTCAGCGCAGAAGCGGACCGGGAGAGCGACTGTCGTTCGAAATCGATCTGGCCGCAGACTTCAAGATCGCCATGGACAGAACCGACGCGGCAGAGGTGCTCGGCAACCTACTCGACAATGCCAGACGTCACGCCCGCGCCAAAGTCCGGATCAGCGCCTCCGATGATGGGCGCGTATCGATCGAGGACGATGGTTCCGGAGTCCCGGAAGATATGAGGGAGTGGGTTCGCGCGCGCGGGGCGCGTCTGGATCAGAGACCGGATGGCGCAGGCTTGGGTCTGGCGATCGTGCAGGATGTGCTTGCGGCGTATGACCGGGGGCTGTCGCTAGAGATATCCTCTCTTGGCGGTCTGAAGGTGACCTTCTAG
- a CDS encoding type II toxin-antitoxin system RelE/ParE family toxin, translated as MRVFATKEFARFARKERIGSSQLCETVLRAGSGLIDADLGGGVIKQRVARQGQGRSGGYRTIIAFRSGDRSIFMYGFAKNSKANLSDDELEVYRRLAQAFLQANAATLQRLVAAGELKEVECDDQEGA; from the coding sequence TTGCGGGTTTTCGCCACCAAGGAGTTTGCCCGCTTCGCTCGCAAGGAACGCATTGGATCGAGCCAACTCTGCGAGACCGTGCTCCGTGCCGGTAGCGGATTGATCGATGCCGACCTGGGTGGCGGCGTAATCAAGCAGCGCGTTGCGCGGCAGGGTCAAGGACGATCTGGCGGATATCGCACGATCATTGCATTTCGATCGGGCGACCGGAGCATCTTCATGTACGGCTTCGCGAAGAACAGCAAAGCCAACCTCTCGGATGACGAACTCGAAGTCTACCGTCGGCTCGCGCAGGCCTTTCTCCAAGCCAACGCAGCCACGCTGCAAAGACTGGTTGCTGCGGGCGAATTGAAAGAGGTGGAGTGTGATGACCAAGAAGGGGCTTAA
- a CDS encoding tetratricopeptide repeat protein, which yields MPLALTPKRYLAILLAGLVCVTGASLAPGVPAERGESAEAADFATIHDRAASDYMKGEMDRALAGFNAAIALNPASALAYYNRGNVYYAKGDYIAAVRDFTEALRISPGLPYANMNRGNALSNLGRLDEALNDLDEAVRLQPDVSDSYFNRAIVHVRRRELEQALADYERAISRDAEDQEAAAARQRLVDLLGGARDGGLATVDTAKIATEIAHARQVEHLLRLVANTCIAHGESLEGLKTLALVGKWKPAPNEDLTRRSGAVSHIDGGWTFHDRFGAYALVHSESNHKPPVYVCSLTTQPVSPHLVDDVKAGFEARFGVAPHDTPAWPGQQVTRYQLSHGKDSLLAALAFTPKHGALTFRIYLGNP from the coding sequence ATGCCTCTTGCCCTGACGCCGAAGCGCTATCTGGCCATCCTTTTGGCAGGCCTTGTTTGCGTGACAGGCGCGTCATTGGCTCCAGGGGTTCCGGCTGAACGCGGAGAGTCTGCTGAGGCCGCCGACTTCGCCACTATCCATGACCGTGCCGCATCCGACTACATGAAGGGCGAAATGGATCGGGCGTTGGCAGGCTTCAACGCTGCGATTGCACTCAATCCGGCCAGCGCCTTGGCCTACTACAACCGTGGCAATGTCTATTATGCGAAGGGAGACTACATCGCGGCCGTCCGAGATTTCACCGAGGCCCTGAGGATCAGCCCCGGACTGCCCTACGCCAACATGAATCGCGGAAACGCGTTGTCCAACCTCGGGCGGCTTGATGAAGCCCTTAACGATTTGGACGAGGCGGTTCGCCTACAGCCCGACGTGAGCGACAGTTACTTCAACCGGGCTATCGTGCATGTGCGCCGCCGGGAACTTGAGCAGGCGCTTGCCGACTACGAAAGAGCCATCAGCCGCGACGCTGAGGACCAGGAAGCGGCTGCGGCGCGACAGCGTTTGGTGGACCTGCTCGGTGGCGCTAGGGATGGCGGGCTGGCAACGGTCGACACTGCCAAAATTGCAACGGAGATTGCCCATGCACGACAGGTCGAGCATCTTCTGCGGCTGGTCGCAAATACCTGTATCGCGCACGGCGAGAGCCTGGAAGGCCTGAAGACCCTTGCCCTGGTTGGCAAATGGAAACCTGCTCCGAATGAAGACCTGACTCGCAGAAGTGGCGCCGTTTCCCACATCGATGGAGGGTGGACGTTCCACGACAGGTTCGGTGCGTATGCGTTGGTCCATTCGGAAAGCAACCATAAGCCCCCAGTGTACGTCTGCTCGCTCACCACCCAGCCCGTCAGCCCGCATCTCGTCGACGATGTAAAGGCGGGGTTTGAGGCACGTTTTGGCGTGGCGCCACACGACACGCCCGCATGGCCGGGTCAGCAGGTGACGCGCTATCAGCTTTCGCATGGCAAGGACAGCTTGCTCGCCGCGCTGGCTTTTACACCGAAACACGGCGCGCTGACCTTCCGCATTTATTTGGGCAATCCCTGA
- a CDS encoding DUF2924 domain-containing protein translates to MRPVSIDIAAELVRLEALSNFELRAEWRRLHHMQPPKSLSRDLLLRGITYKIQERAFGGLPKSVLRKLTGAGPDATSYEHRRAAPCTAVKPGTRLVREWNGQTHTVLVHADGVEWRDRRYRSLSVVAREITGAHWSGPRFFGLTSKKGAGDG, encoded by the coding sequence ATGAGGCCAGTCTCGATAGACATCGCGGCCGAGTTGGTGCGGCTCGAAGCCCTGAGCAACTTCGAGCTGCGGGCAGAATGGCGGCGGCTGCATCACATGCAGCCGCCGAAGAGCCTGTCCCGCGATCTGCTTCTGCGCGGCATCACCTACAAGATCCAGGAGAGGGCATTCGGCGGTCTCCCCAAGTCAGTTCTGCGAAAGCTGACCGGTGCAGGGCCTGACGCAACTTCGTACGAACACCGCAGGGCGGCGCCCTGCACCGCGGTTAAGCCGGGCACGCGGCTCGTGCGCGAGTGGAATGGGCAGACCCACACCGTCCTCGTCCACGCGGACGGTGTCGAATGGCGCGACAGGCGATACAGGTCACTTTCGGTCGTCGCGCGCGAAATCACCGGCGCGCACTGGTCCGGACCACGGTTCTTCGGCCTGACTTCGAAGAAGGGGGCCGGCGATGGCTAA
- a CDS encoding cytochrome b/b6 domain-containing protein gives MGNVQFYRVWDAPTRLFHWINVACVLVLAAIGTAILYDKELGVTDAGKLLLKSVHVWIGYVFALNLLWRIVWAFIGNRHARWPAILPFRSGYVAECKSYIQGLKQGDARPYLGHNPIARAMVTFLFILLLVQAATGLVLAGTDIYYPPFGNWIAAWIAAPGVDPSTIVPYDKTGIDPAAWDAMRSFRSPYVTMHYWVFYALLIAALIHLVGVVVTELREGGGIVSAMLTGQKVFNRKPVDDADLEA, from the coding sequence ATGGGAAACGTCCAGTTCTACCGAGTATGGGACGCGCCGACGCGGCTGTTCCACTGGATCAACGTCGCCTGTGTTCTTGTCTTGGCGGCCATCGGCACCGCCATACTCTACGACAAAGAACTCGGCGTTACCGACGCTGGCAAACTCCTCTTGAAGTCGGTCCACGTTTGGATCGGCTACGTCTTCGCGCTCAACCTGCTGTGGCGCATCGTCTGGGCGTTCATCGGCAACCGGCATGCGCGATGGCCAGCCATACTTCCCTTCCGGTCCGGGTACGTTGCCGAGTGCAAGAGTTACATCCAAGGACTGAAGCAGGGCGACGCACGACCCTATCTGGGCCACAATCCCATTGCACGCGCGATGGTGACCTTCCTGTTCATCCTACTCCTCGTGCAGGCCGCCACCGGTCTCGTGCTGGCGGGAACGGACATCTACTATCCGCCGTTCGGAAATTGGATTGCCGCTTGGATTGCGGCGCCGGGCGTTGATCCTTCCACCATCGTCCCGTACGACAAGACCGGCATAGATCCGGCTGCTTGGGATGCCATGCGCTCGTTCCGGTCGCCATACGTGACCATGCACTACTGGGTCTTCTATGCGTTGCTCATCGCTGCGCTCATCCATTTGGTAGGCGTGGTTGTCACGGAGCTGCGCGAGGGAGGCGGCATCGTCTCGGCGATGCTCACCGGGCAAAAGGTGTTCAATCGGAAACCTGTCGATGACGCTGATTTAGAGGCGTGA
- a CDS encoding DNA-binding transcriptional regulator: MTKKGLKYRSDALAVAHKTAAGLHRAGVIDKGTMREFDASCLTTVEDLSPKAIQSIRERAGVSQAVFASYLNVKAKLVSEWERGEKKPSGPSLKLLSLVKSKGLEAIT, encoded by the coding sequence ATGACCAAGAAGGGGCTTAAGTACCGCAGTGATGCGCTGGCCGTGGCTCACAAGACAGCTGCCGGACTGCATCGTGCTGGAGTAATCGACAAGGGAACGATGCGCGAGTTCGACGCGTCGTGCCTGACAACAGTCGAGGATTTGTCGCCAAAAGCAATTCAATCGATCCGCGAACGCGCTGGTGTCAGCCAGGCCGTGTTCGCGAGCTATCTCAATGTAAAAGCCAAGCTTGTCAGCGAATGGGAACGCGGGGAAAAGAAGCCGAGCGGGCCATCCTTGAAGTTGCTCAGTCTCGTCAAGTCGAAGGGGCTTGAGGCGATCACTTAG
- a CDS encoding recombinase family protein encodes MKRLNCAIYTRKSSDEGLEKEFNSLDAQREACAAYVLSQKHAGWAALPDLCDDGGLSGGTMERPALQRLLADITSSKVQIVVVYKVDRLTRSLSDFAKIVDVLDSHSASFVSVTQSFNTTTSMGRLTLNMLLSFAQFEREIAGERIRDKIAASKAKGMWMGGNVPLGYDVKERKLIVNKAEAKTVRMIFRRYAELGSVRILADELAGLGIVSKCRQGAGGVLAGGNRFSRGALYTLLQNPIYRGEIGHQGKVYPGQHEAIVEAENWKLVQEKLASNRQAQALGVTAEEPSLLAGLIVDGEGHRMTPTHAVKKGRRYRYYVSTALITEARSLHEKGLRVPAGDVEALVLERIRAFFASEQDVGETLSIFGLDAATFRSSLKKADELTHGWAALPSIKIRELVRSIIARVCVRVDEVVVSLNRKEIIRVLVGEASRELSGEHLDTTELRAEARLRRAGKGIRLIVGGGRAAKPDRHMIALLRNAYATRDALLSGRDATIDALAQRLGVKRDYLSAHMRLTYLSPGIVRDLFEGRQPEDLTAARLISLCKDLPHDWQLQRAVLGFESR; translated from the coding sequence ATGAAACGGCTCAACTGTGCCATCTACACGCGCAAGTCCTCCGACGAAGGGCTCGAGAAGGAGTTCAACTCGCTCGACGCGCAGCGGGAGGCCTGCGCTGCCTACGTACTTAGCCAGAAGCATGCCGGCTGGGCGGCACTTCCAGATCTCTGCGACGACGGAGGGTTGTCGGGCGGCACCATGGAGCGTCCTGCGCTCCAGCGGCTACTCGCCGACATCACGTCCAGCAAGGTGCAGATCGTGGTCGTCTACAAGGTCGACCGGCTGACGCGGTCACTCTCTGATTTTGCGAAGATCGTCGATGTGCTGGACTCTCATAGCGCCTCGTTCGTTTCTGTGACGCAGTCGTTCAACACCACAACATCGATGGGCCGGCTCACGCTCAACATGCTGCTCTCTTTCGCCCAGTTCGAGCGTGAGATCGCGGGCGAACGAATCCGCGACAAGATCGCCGCGTCCAAAGCCAAGGGCATGTGGATGGGCGGCAACGTCCCGCTCGGATATGACGTCAAGGAGCGCAAGCTGATCGTCAATAAAGCCGAAGCCAAGACGGTGCGGATGATCTTCCGGCGCTACGCCGAACTCGGGTCGGTCCGGATCCTCGCGGACGAACTTGCCGGGCTTGGAATCGTGAGTAAGTGCCGGCAAGGCGCCGGCGGCGTCCTTGCGGGTGGCAACCGTTTTTCACGCGGCGCACTCTACACCTTGCTGCAAAATCCAATCTATCGGGGCGAGATTGGACATCAAGGGAAGGTCTACCCCGGTCAGCACGAAGCGATCGTTGAGGCCGAGAACTGGAAACTCGTCCAAGAGAAGCTAGCTAGCAATCGACAGGCCCAAGCGCTTGGCGTGACTGCAGAAGAGCCGAGCCTGCTTGCCGGGCTGATCGTGGACGGAGAAGGACACCGCATGACGCCGACGCATGCCGTCAAGAAGGGCCGACGCTACCGGTACTATGTCTCCACAGCGCTGATAACGGAGGCTCGTTCGCTTCATGAAAAGGGCTTGCGCGTGCCGGCAGGCGACGTCGAGGCGCTGGTTCTCGAACGGATAAGAGCGTTTTTTGCTTCGGAACAAGACGTCGGTGAGACGCTGTCAATTTTCGGCCTCGACGCTGCCACGTTTCGCTCGTCACTCAAGAAGGCCGACGAACTGACACACGGCTGGGCGGCCTTGCCGTCGATCAAGATTCGCGAACTCGTCCGGTCGATTATCGCGCGCGTGTGTGTCCGTGTCGATGAAGTTGTCGTCAGCCTCAACCGGAAAGAGATCATAAGAGTCCTAGTGGGTGAAGCATCTAGAGAGCTGTCTGGAGAACATCTCGACACAACTGAACTCCGCGCCGAGGCCAGACTGCGCCGCGCCGGAAAAGGCATTCGACTGATTGTTGGAGGCGGCCGTGCTGCAAAGCCGGATCGCCACATGATCGCTCTGCTCAGAAATGCGTATGCGACCCGCGATGCCTTACTGTCAGGACGCGATGCAACCATCGACGCACTCGCGCAGCGGCTTGGCGTCAAGCGCGACTATCTTTCGGCGCACATGCGCCTCACATATCTGTCTCCAGGCATTGTAAGAGACCTCTTTGAAGGGCGCCAGCCTGAGGACCTCACAGCGGCACGCCTCATCTCCCTTTGCAAAGACTTGCCCCACGACTGGCAGCTCCAGCGGGCCGTCCTCGGTTTCGAGTCTCGATAG
- a CDS encoding DUF3489 domain-containing protein, with protein MSTIEARVPSHAKKHAPTAPAKSAKTKSGAKSRPAPAENRSAARDEHHTERVTKHDRVLELLSQRNGASIPEMMEATGWQQHSVRGFLAATVKKKLGFTLISSKSEGELRRYKIDTKRGR; from the coding sequence ATGTCCACAATAGAAGCCCGCGTCCCAAGCCACGCCAAGAAGCACGCGCCAACGGCGCCCGCCAAATCCGCAAAGACCAAATCTGGCGCCAAGTCTCGGCCGGCGCCAGCCGAAAATCGCTCTGCTGCACGCGATGAACACCATACCGAGCGCGTGACGAAGCATGATCGCGTGCTGGAGCTCTTGAGCCAACGCAACGGCGCCAGCATTCCGGAAATGATGGAAGCAACTGGCTGGCAGCAACACAGCGTGCGCGGGTTCCTCGCGGCAACGGTCAAAAAGAAGCTCGGCTTCACGCTCATATCGTCAAAAAGCGAAGGCGAATTGCGTCGCTACAAGATCGACACCAAGCGCGGTCGCTGA